The window TGGTACAATAATATTGTCATGGACtcaaagaaaaagaattttttccttttatttctaaTCCTGTTATAGTAATTTTAATACTTTTACTGGACACTAAgagacaaaaaaaatatttatcagttcttgagatattataattaatatatatatatatgcataatttAAATTTAGAGAGATAAATATGAAAAACACTTATTTTGGAGGGATATATTTATTATAGATGTAGTTTTGCCTAAGTTCAAATTGTGGATCAGAGGAATAAAAGATGAAGATTAATTTGTGGATATTTGATAGATTTTAGTAACTAATGCTAAAGAATTTTGATTAGAGAAAGAGAAGTGGACCTGTGACAAGGACTGGTGTCACACCATTCCAGGCTGTTGGATAATGGTTAGGCTTGATGGGTACATCAATGCCACAGCAATAACTAATCAATGATTAAGATGACCCACTAATTCACGTGTTCTTTTAGTCCTCTTGCATGTCATATGATTTCCATTGTGATGTATTACCAGACTATGAAATTTTGTGTCCTCAAAATTGATGTCACAGcatgttttttttattgtttgttcTCGTTTTATTTCTCctcattgttttctttcttttcatgaAATGAGAGAGTTATGTTCCCCTTGTGATCTCTCTATGTTCATGTTTGGACTTGTGATTTGACTCTTAAAAGAGCAGATTTGTCAGGAAACTACTGCACAGTCCTATATTATATCAAACACCAGAATCTGTTAACAGAGACCATTAGATCACATTTGACAGTTCCACATATCATATAAATTGACTCAGGAAGATGAAAAGATCATTGCAATTCCTACATTTTATTGTATATTACACACAAAGCAAACTGCAGGAAGAAGATGTGGAGGATACACACAGACATGAACAGTTCTGTGAGAGATTTTAGAACGAAAGCATGGTAATTACATaatatgcaatcatgcaaaagccAATTGAGGTGTTCAAGATTCCATACGTAGCGATCTCAACTTCCTACAGGAATCCCCTTCCCTTCGGTTTGGAAGGGTTTGCAGGCATGAACAGTTCATGAATAGGTATTGTCATTTAAGAGAGAGGAGCCAAAACAAGGACAAGTCGTCCTTGGAACGCACAGCCCAGTAATGATGGACTGTTCTGCCGTCTCACCTATGGAGATTCTGCTGCATCCCTACCAAAGCAGACAGCCGTAGACACCGTGAGCTACTCTACTCGTGGGAGAAAATTACCTTTGCAGTAAATTCCTGGACACCAAGAAATTTCACTAGCAATGGTTTGTTTGAGTTGAACTCGATGCACAAGCCACTTCTGGGCACTTCTTCATGCCGAACAGAATCAGAGTACATCAAGTAGATGTTAATTCCAGCATTTGAAAGGAATGCATGGATAAGAATGTTCATAAAGCTATCCAGAATATAGGACAGGCCAATCGGAAATGAAATAAAAGTGTTACATTAACATTCTTCCGACTTGGAACTTCAATCAACTGCCCCACATAATATAGGGTGGGAAATAAGAAAAAACAAAGGTATATATTGCCCTATTGGTAAATATGAACAGGTAACCATGCGCCGGGTTTGGCAATGGAAGTAACCGGCTGAAATTGACGAAGAAATCAGACAGATTCATCTAGCCAGAAGCAACAAGAGCATTTTGAAGTAACAATTTAAGGTCCTCAAGCCTGCAACCACCGAAAAGCTTCACACAGCCGAATCCTAAAGAAATTGCATTCACAAACAACACAGGTACATACCTCACATTACTCAAATCCGGGTACGTCGCAATTGCATCACTGAAGTCCTATATTAATAAAGAAGCTATATATCATTACAAACTCAATGTCCTATATGATTAAGGGGTATAAATCTGGAAAGAGAGCAAAGATCACCTGTTTGGCGGTAGAAGATGTATATGTAATTATACATGACATTCCAGCCCCACTTGCTGCCTGATAAATGAGGAGAAGTTCTGGTCAAAATCTGTAGTAATAGTTGTTTTTGCATGTAAAGTAGAAAACTTGCCTGAAGTCCAATGACACTATCCTCAATGACCAAACAGTTCCTTGCTTGCAAACCTAATGTCTGGGCATTAATAAAGAAGCTTTTTTGTTCAATACAATTTGTAGAGCAAGTTCTAGATTCTTTGGTAAAATCCACTTAACAAGACTGTAAACTACCATTCTATGGAATTACCTTTAAAGCCGTAATATATATCAATGGATCAGGTTTTTTGGCTTTGACATCATCACCTGCAAAAACAATTTTTTTGTTAAGGAAAATGCAGTTTGTACCTCAGCTTATATGATATACCGGTTATTCTAATTAATTTCAATGAAAATGGTCAGAATCATAAGCAAAATTGTTACATCCATGCATTTATGATGGACTCATTGGAAGTCGGAACTCATGACCCGTACGTGTTTGAGGATCAATCTCAATATCCTTCTTTCACTGGTGGCATAACAGTCTTCCACTAATGGCAGGTTTGCTGAGTGAAAACATGGCATTATTTGTACAAATCCATTTGTGCATCTAAATGGGTAGAAATGTGGCCAGATCCTAATCTGGGTACCCATAGTGTTCTAGATCTGGATACAGATCGAAAACTTTGATCCAAATATGGAACAAGTTGGACGATTGAATTGAAAGAAAGAGATGTCATTAGGGACATTCTGTACAAATCCTCCATTTCTCTTCCTTTCTCTTTCAAGCCTCCTATCCTCGTTTTGTGGTTTTAATTGTCATATAGTGTCTCACTGAAATTAATACAACATTACGTGGGTGAACTATATTTTACATAATATTAAATGATCTATTTAGTGATATAATGCATAAAGTTTATAACTGAAAATTGAGTATGCAACGAATTGGATTGGTAGCATATGATCATGTAGGTTTTTGTGTCTGCTTAGGGAGAAAACATAAAAAGAAACCAAAACTGCCCAGAGCAGTATTTATATTCATTAACCATAGGTGAATAAGGTAAGCTTATGGTGAGAACCAGAGCCGCAAAACCTATCAAGATGTGAactaattttatcaatcttgagcTGACACAGAACTTTTAACTCCAGCAGAAGTTCTGATACAAGTTGCTAACCATTTCGTATCAAGAAAGCAACCATGTGTGGAGAAATATTTTATCTATTCACAACAGAAGCAGTGGATAGAAAGACATAATAGTTGAACACTTCCTATTTATATGCAATGAAAAAACAACATCAACAAACAAGCATATAGTGTTGAATATTGAAATGAAAGTACCTGCAAGGAAGCAGTCAAGTCCTTGGAATCTCTCCTACAAGAACCACAAAAACGTGATGTCAACATATACGGTGCACACTAGATATAGAAAAATGATAAAGTTTTAGAAGAAAGGATTACTAGTCCAAGAAGATTCTCTAAGCTCAGGATAACTGAACTCTTTGTTGCTGCAGAACAAACAGCAACCTTAATACCCTGCATTTTCAGAAGTCATGCACCATAAATTAATGTCTGATAATCATTAAAACACATTACAACATCTTGATggatgacacaaaacaagatgatGGCCAACAATCAAAAGTAGATATGCAGTTAGTTATGGCTTTGTGTCTGCAAAGTTTATTACCGCACCCTTGGCATCATCCATTAATTGCAAAACACCGGGTCGAGGCTCGACCTAGTCACAGAAACAAAGCTATGGTAATTGTGATGTATTTTTTAATCTTAACATCATCAGCGAATTTATTGTCATAAAGACTTGTTAGCAGTGATGAGAGACTAATACTTACAGAGCCAGATCTAATTATTTCTTTGTACCTTTCGGTCTTCCAATCCTGCAAAAACAATGATCCAATTGTCTAGTAATAAGCATGTTTCCAAGTGATCAAACCAACATCAAAAGTATCAAACAATTATACATTGAAATGACATGGATCAGATCACCTAAAACGTATATGGTGGTCATCCATGCCTCCTCATAGTTCTCTTGGGAAGTGTAGTGGTGCTAAATTGGCGAAAGATTTGTGTGGACTATCTAACCGGTTTCAAACAAATGAATGTAGTACACGGACCATTAAAGGCACCAACCTTATTCTATTGCTTGCACTTTTCCCAATCCATCGAACTCAATAATTCAGTACAATCAATCATCAATTACCAACTTGTCAAATCCTCTTTTTGGTTTCAGAATAAAAGAAATTCAGTGGGAACCAAAAAACATGCAAAGATGTTGATTTCACTCGCCTGGAGGACGTCGACCAACTTTTCCCTGTCTGAATCACTGGCTGGAGGTGTCTCAAAGATAGAAGAAGAAGGCCACCCATTCTCACCGAAGTACCTGCGATCCCGATCCCCACCCAAATTTAGGTTATCAATTTATCATCAAGAAACAAAACTGGACGAAGAGGCAACGGAAATAAATTGACGAGAAGAGAAGTAAGTGCGAGGACCATCTCATCTTGGGCTTGCCACCGCCGATGAGGTTCTGGAGCTCGTCGTAGAACTCGGAACCCCAGTGAAGAGGCTGGGAGGAGGATGGGGGGCAACGGACGGCGAAGTGTTCGAAGGCATCGTT of the Musa acuminata AAA Group cultivar baxijiao chromosome BXJ2-10, Cavendish_Baxijiao_AAA, whole genome shotgun sequence genome contains:
- the LOC103969131 gene encoding haloacid dehalogenase-like hydrolase domain-containing protein At4g39970 isoform X1 encodes the protein MASASLLIPSPSPLSRRLPSPHRLALSPLRLPHSPRLRSPRPLAVAASSSPSPLQALIFDCDGVILESEHLHRQAYNDAFEHFAVRCPPSSSQPLHWGSEFYDELQNLIGGGKPKMRWYFGENGWPSSSIFETPPASDSDREKLVDVLQDWKTERYKEIIRSGSVEPRPGVLQLMDDAKGAGIKVAVCSAATKSSVILSLENLLGLERFQGLDCFLAGDDVKAKKPDPLIYITALKTLGLQARNCLVIEDSVIGLQATSGAGMSCIITYTSSTAKQDFSDAIATYPDLSNVSFSVVAGLRTLNCYFKMLLLLLAR
- the LOC103969131 gene encoding haloacid dehalogenase-like hydrolase domain-containing protein At4g39970 isoform X2, which codes for MASASLLIPSPSPLSRRLPSPHRLALSPLRLPHSPRLRSPRPLAVAASSSPSPLQALIFDCDGVILESEHLHRQAYNDAFEHFAVRCPPSSSQPLHWGSEFYDELQNLIGGGKPKMRWYFGENGWPSSSIFETPPASDSDREKLVDVLQDWKTERYKEIIRSGSVEPRPGVLQLMDDAKGAGIKVAVCSAATKSSVILSLENLLGLERFQGLDCFLAGDDVKAKKPDPLIYITALKTLGLQARNCLVIEDSVIGLQATSGAGMSCIITYTSSTAKQDFSDAIATYPDLSNVRLEDLKLLLQNALVASG